In Spirochaetota bacterium, the following proteins share a genomic window:
- the rpsL gene encoding 30S ribosomal protein S12, producing MPTINQLIRKGRSEKVKKSKSPALKSCPQKRGVCTRVMTVTPKKPNSALRKVARVRLTNGIEVTAYIPGIGHNLQEHSAVLVRGGRVKDLPGVRYHIVRGTLDSLGVNDRKKGRSKYGTKRPKA from the coding sequence ATGCCTACAATTAATCAGTTAATACGGAAAGGGAGATCTGAAAAGGTTAAGAAATCAAAATCCCCGGCACTGAAGAGTTGCCCTCAGAAAAGAGGAGTATGTACACGAGTAATGACTGTTACTCCAAAAAAACCTAATTCAGCATTACGGAAGGTTGCCCGTGTGAGGCTGACCAATGGAATAGAAGTAACTGCATATATTCCAGGTATAGGCCATAATCTTCAGGAACACTCTGCTGTGCTTGTAAGAGGTGGAAGGGTAAAGGACCTGCCTGGTGTCAGGTACCATATAGTACGTGGAACATTGGATTCTTTAGGTGTTAATGACCGCAAAAAAGGCAGATCAAAATACGGCACTAAGCGGCCAAAAGCATAA
- the rpoC gene encoding DNA-directed RNA polymerase subunit beta', which yields MRDFNDFNSIQIKLASPDMIREWSYGEVKKPETINYRTLKPERDGLFCERIFGTTKEWECYCGKFKSIRYKGVVCDRCGVEVTHYKVRRERGGHIELACPVAHIWYYRSVPSRIGLLLNLTVNELKSILYYEKYVVIDPSDSDLKYGDVIDEDTFNHYYETYGDEFVADMGAAAIKEMLRRIDLDGEARELRSKIAGQDKLKVDKKDIKRLELIEAFRDSGNRPEWMILDVVPVIPPELRPMVQLDGGRFATSDLNDLYRRVINRNNRLKRLLLLRAPDIIVRNEKRMLQEAVDALFDNSKRKRAVKGKANRPLKSLSDMLKGKQGRFRQNLLGKRVDYSGRSVIVIGPELKLHQCGLPKKMAVELFKPFIMKRLVDKGFVQNIKSAKKMVENERPEVWEVLEEVIAEHPVLLNRAPTLHRLGIQAFEPVLVEGKAIKLHPLVCHAYNADFDGDQMAVHVPLSPRAQIECWTLMLSANNLLNPANGQPIVTPTQDIVLGIYYLTSELRSETEYLPYFGSMDEVLYALEFRQIKYRTKIKYLMDGEFIETTPGRLIFNEKLPAGYPFVNYTVNDKELSKIISKIFREFGPTATVKVLDDIKELGYKYATYFGPTISTSDVKVPPLKDELIKKSNEMLEKIENEYRNGYITNEERYNRVIDLWTKTNEDVTDVMFNTMSQDADGFNPIYIMAQSGARGSKQQIRQLAGMRGLMAKPSGEIIDVPIKSNFKEGLTVLEYFISTNGARKGLADTALKTADAGYLTRRLVDIAQDVVITMDDCGTSVGIDVGALKEGDEVVESIGSRVLGRTLLYDLYHPVTNEIICKSGELITEEIAEKIDELGLDRITIRSVLTCEARHGVCARCYGRNLATARMVDIGEAVGIIAAQSIGQPGTQLTMRTFHIGGTASHVVEESEISFNYPVYIKETTFKTVKTEDEQGEKKTISVRRGYIVLQRLLEEIPVKSGELVVHDGDRVYSGTPIVKKSDGSFTVTTKSGVVKLDKSRAYILGEPNMIPVNIGSTIYLKTDKFYNVNPQTGKTDVLVKFDPWFEPILTEINGKVKFIDIEINKSMREEIDPQTHQLKRIIVEAKTEKLQPAIEVSSADETFNYLLPKGAHLFVDDGQTVKAGMVLAKIPKEVEKTKDITGGLPRVAELFEARTPKDKATISEIDGRVKIGDTVKNKRKIIVTGDYGEEREYQIPASKYLRVQDGDWINKGDKIDDGPIDPHDILDIKGPRELEKFLVNEIQEVYRLQGVQINDKHIEIIVRQMLRKVIIEDPGDTSFVVDQIVDKFEFDDENMRVEKEGGKAASAKPVLMGITKSALNTESFISAASFQETTRVLTEAAIKGKIDRLRGLKENVIIGHLIPAGTGVREYNKVTVYQKVKGDLDGVAKEVEEEIPAEK from the coding sequence ATGAGAGATTTTAATGATTTCAATTCTATTCAAATAAAATTAGCTTCTCCTGATATGATCCGCGAGTGGTCATATGGTGAAGTGAAAAAACCTGAAACAATTAACTATCGTACCTTAAAACCTGAAAGGGATGGCCTCTTTTGCGAAAGAATATTTGGTACAACAAAAGAATGGGAATGCTATTGCGGCAAGTTCAAATCAATACGATATAAAGGTGTCGTGTGCGATCGTTGTGGTGTAGAGGTCACACATTATAAAGTCAGGCGTGAGCGTGGCGGTCATATTGAATTAGCATGCCCGGTGGCTCATATATGGTATTATCGCTCAGTACCATCACGAATAGGGTTGTTGCTTAATTTAACAGTGAATGAGTTAAAATCTATACTGTATTATGAAAAATACGTTGTTATTGATCCTTCTGATTCTGATTTGAAATATGGCGATGTTATAGATGAAGATACATTCAACCATTATTATGAAACCTATGGTGATGAGTTTGTAGCAGATATGGGAGCAGCTGCAATCAAGGAAATGCTAAGAAGGATAGACCTTGACGGCGAAGCACGTGAATTGCGAAGCAAAATTGCAGGCCAGGATAAACTGAAAGTAGATAAAAAAGATATTAAACGACTTGAACTCATAGAAGCTTTCAGAGATTCAGGCAACCGGCCTGAGTGGATGATACTTGATGTTGTACCGGTTATTCCTCCGGAACTAAGACCAATGGTTCAGCTTGATGGTGGAAGGTTTGCAACATCTGACCTTAATGACCTTTACAGGCGTGTTATCAATAGAAATAACCGGTTAAAACGATTACTTCTTCTGAGAGCACCTGATATTATTGTAAGAAATGAAAAACGCATGCTTCAGGAAGCTGTGGATGCACTGTTTGATAATAGCAAGCGCAAACGTGCAGTGAAAGGAAAAGCCAACAGGCCTCTTAAGTCGCTTAGTGACATGTTAAAAGGCAAACAGGGCAGGTTTAGACAGAACCTTCTGGGTAAGCGAGTTGATTATTCAGGTCGTTCAGTTATAGTTATTGGCCCTGAGCTTAAACTGCATCAGTGTGGATTGCCAAAGAAGATGGCTGTTGAGTTGTTCAAGCCTTTTATCATGAAGAGGCTGGTAGATAAAGGTTTTGTGCAGAATATAAAGTCTGCTAAAAAGATGGTGGAAAACGAAAGGCCTGAAGTGTGGGAAGTTTTAGAAGAGGTTATTGCCGAACATCCCGTGCTGTTAAACCGTGCTCCTACACTACACCGGTTAGGAATACAGGCGTTTGAACCAGTACTTGTAGAGGGGAAAGCTATCAAGCTGCATCCATTAGTATGCCATGCATACAATGCTGACTTTGATGGCGACCAGATGGCTGTTCACGTTCCCCTATCACCCCGGGCCCAGATAGAATGCTGGACATTAATGCTTTCGGCTAATAATTTACTTAACCCTGCCAATGGGCAGCCTATTGTAACTCCAACCCAGGATATTGTTCTTGGGATATATTATTTAACATCTGAACTCCGAAGCGAAACTGAATATCTTCCATATTTTGGCTCGATGGATGAAGTATTATATGCACTGGAATTCAGGCAAATTAAGTACAGGACAAAGATTAAATATCTGATGGATGGTGAATTTATTGAAACAACACCAGGTAGGTTAATCTTTAACGAGAAACTTCCGGCAGGATACCCTTTTGTTAACTATACTGTCAATGATAAGGAACTTTCAAAAATTATTTCTAAAATCTTCAGAGAGTTTGGTCCAACTGCAACAGTAAAGGTGCTTGATGACATCAAGGAATTGGGCTATAAATATGCAACATATTTTGGGCCAACTATCTCAACAAGTGATGTAAAAGTACCTCCATTGAAGGACGAATTAATTAAAAAATCTAATGAGATGCTGGAAAAGATTGAGAATGAATATCGTAACGGTTATATAACCAATGAAGAGCGGTATAATCGTGTTATTGACCTCTGGACAAAAACCAATGAAGATGTTACCGATGTTATGTTTAATACAATGTCACAGGATGCTGATGGATTTAATCCAATTTATATTATGGCACAGTCCGGAGCACGAGGAAGTAAACAGCAGATACGCCAGCTTGCAGGTATGCGTGGCCTTATGGCAAAACCAAGCGGTGAAATCATTGATGTACCCATCAAGTCAAATTTTAAAGAAGGACTGACAGTACTTGAGTATTTTATCTCCACTAACGGTGCACGAAAAGGTCTGGCAGATACTGCATTAAAAACTGCTGATGCCGGGTATTTAACACGAAGACTTGTTGATATCGCCCAGGATGTAGTTATAACAATGGATGATTGCGGTACCTCGGTAGGAATTGATGTAGGCGCATTGAAAGAAGGGGATGAGGTGGTGGAATCTATTGGTTCCAGGGTATTGGGCAGAACCCTGCTTTATGATCTGTATCATCCGGTTACCAATGAAATTATTTGCAAGAGTGGTGAATTAATTACTGAAGAGATTGCAGAAAAGATTGATGAATTAGGCCTTGACCGCATAACAATCAGATCGGTATTAACATGTGAAGCTCGACATGGTGTTTGTGCACGCTGTTATGGTAGAAATTTAGCTACTGCACGTATGGTTGATATTGGTGAGGCTGTGGGAATTATTGCGGCACAGTCTATTGGTCAGCCAGGTACTCAGCTTACCATGCGTACCTTCCACATCGGAGGTACTGCATCTCACGTTGTTGAAGAAAGTGAAATCAGTTTTAATTACCCTGTCTACATAAAGGAAACTACCTTCAAAACAGTAAAAACTGAGGACGAACAGGGTGAGAAGAAAACCATATCTGTACGGCGTGGTTATATCGTTTTACAGCGATTACTGGAAGAGATACCGGTAAAAAGTGGTGAACTGGTGGTACATGATGGTGACAGAGTATATAGTGGAACTCCAATAGTAAAAAAATCTGACGGTTCATTTACTGTTACAACAAAATCAGGTGTGGTCAAACTTGATAAATCCAGGGCATATATTCTTGGTGAGCCCAATATGATTCCTGTTAATATAGGTTCTACAATTTATTTAAAAACTGATAAATTTTATAATGTAAACCCACAGACGGGGAAAACTGATGTGCTGGTGAAATTTGATCCCTGGTTTGAGCCAATATTAACAGAAATAAATGGTAAGGTAAAATTTATTGATATTGAAATCAATAAGAGTATGAGGGAGGAGATAGATCCTCAGACACATCAGCTTAAGCGTATTATCGTTGAGGCAAAAACTGAAAAGTTACAGCCAGCTATCGAAGTTTCATCTGCTGATGAAACATTCAACTATCTATTACCAAAAGGCGCACACCTGTTTGTTGATGATGGACAGACAGTAAAGGCAGGCATGGTTCTTGCAAAAATACCAAAAGAAGTGGAAAAGACAAAAGATATTACAGGTGGCTTGCCACGAGTAGCTGAACTGTTTGAAGCACGCACCCCCAAGGATAAGGCAACCATATCCGAAATTGACGGACGTGTTAAAATTGGCGATACCGTTAAGAATAAACGTAAGATAATTGTTACCGGTGATTATGGCGAAGAAAGAGAATATCAGATACCTGCTTCCAAGTATTTACGGGTTCAGGATGGCGACTGGATCAATAAAGGTGATAAAATAGATGATGGCCCAATTGATCCCCATGATATCCTTGATATTAAGGGACCGCGTGAACTTGAAAAATTCCTTGTAAACGAAATTCAGGAAGTGTATCGTTTACAGGGTGTTCAGATAAATGATAAGCACATTGAGATAATTGTGCGACAGATGTTAAGAAAAGTCATCATAGAAGATCCTGGTGATACAAGCTTTGTGGTAGACCAGATAGTTGATAAGTTTGAGTTTGATGATGAAAATATGCGTGTTGAAAAAGAAGGTGGTAAAGCAGCATCTGCAAAACCGGTACTGATGGGTATAACAAAATCTGCTCTTAATACAGAATCGTTTATATCTGCTGCATCGTTCCAGGAAACAACACGCGTGTTAACCGAAGCAGCAATTAAAGGAAAGATTGATAGATTACGTGGATTAAAGGAAAATGTAATCATTGGTCATCTAATCCCAGCAGGTACGGGTGTGCGCGAATACAATAAGGTTACCGTATATCAAAAAGTTAAGGGCGATTTAGATGGCGTTGCAAAAGAAGTAGAGGAAGAAATCCCTGCTGAGAAGTAA
- the fusA gene encoding elongation factor G — protein MGRELPLHRTRNIGIMAHIDAGKTTLTERILYYTGKTYKIGEVHDGTAEMDWMIQEKERGITITAAATTTYWKNTRINIIDTPGHVDFTVEVERSLRVLDGAIAVFDAVAGVEPQSETVWRQATHYNVPRICFVNKMDRVGADFENCLTMIKERLYSVPLPLQIPYGKEDSFKGVIDIVQMKALVWADQLGEHYDIVPIPDQYQDEALYYREHLIELVAEYDEEMLEKYLEGVEITETELKRAIRNATLKTALFPVFCGSALKNKGVQPLIDAIIDYLPSPKDIPAVKGHDVHHDDKIIERHPDDREPFCALVFKIASDSYVGKLCYIRVYSGHLAAGDTVYNVNKQKKERIGRILRMHANDREDIKEIYTGDIAALVGLRFAQTGDTITSIDAPLLLEKMEFPEPVISRAVEPKTRADLEKLHTVLKRLEEEDPTFFVKIDEESGQTIISGMGELHLEIIVDRLQREFNVLVNVGKPQVAYKETVTAAARAEGVFEKDIAGKLQYGHVLLEVSSCDSSFEFVSKVDTSLLPENCLKAVEMGCRDALSSGVIAGYEMTKIRVVLEDAKYREDASVDHAYRIAATMAFRDAARKASPMLLEPVMKLEVVVPDEYMGDIINDINSRRGKIEHIDIRGMLKVIDAYVPLAEAFGYTTAIRSLSQGRASHTLQFSHYEVVPQAVMEKVLGSYYRPV, from the coding sequence ATGGGAAGAGAGTTACCATTACACAGAACGCGAAATATTGGGATAATGGCTCATATTGATGCAGGTAAAACCACATTAACCGAGCGTATCCTCTATTATACTGGCAAGACGTATAAAATTGGTGAAGTCCATGATGGCACTGCAGAGATGGACTGGATGATTCAGGAAAAGGAACGAGGAATTACCATAACTGCTGCTGCTACCACAACCTACTGGAAAAATACACGCATCAATATCATTGACACTCCAGGGCATGTTGATTTCACCGTTGAGGTGGAACGAAGCCTGAGAGTTTTAGACGGAGCTATCGCCGTATTTGATGCCGTTGCCGGAGTGGAGCCTCAGAGTGAAACAGTGTGGAGACAGGCTACACACTACAATGTCCCCCGAATATGTTTTGTAAATAAAATGGATAGAGTGGGTGCAGATTTTGAGAATTGTCTCACCATGATAAAGGAACGTTTGTATTCCGTACCGTTGCCCCTACAAATTCCCTATGGAAAAGAGGATAGCTTTAAGGGTGTTATAGATATAGTCCAGATGAAAGCATTGGTGTGGGCTGACCAGTTGGGTGAGCATTATGACATTGTTCCAATACCTGACCAATACCAGGATGAAGCTTTGTATTATCGCGAACACCTGATTGAACTTGTTGCAGAATACGATGAAGAAATGCTGGAAAAATATTTGGAAGGTGTGGAAATAACCGAAACTGAGCTGAAACGTGCTATTCGCAATGCAACGTTGAAAACTGCATTGTTCCCGGTATTTTGTGGCAGTGCACTGAAAAATAAAGGTGTCCAGCCATTGATTGATGCCATTATTGACTATCTGCCCTCGCCTAAGGATATCCCGGCTGTAAAGGGGCATGATGTACATCATGATGATAAAATCATAGAGCGCCATCCTGATGACAGGGAACCTTTTTGTGCACTGGTCTTTAAGATAGCAAGTGACTCGTATGTGGGGAAGCTCTGTTATATCAGAGTGTACTCGGGGCATCTGGCAGCGGGTGATACTGTTTATAATGTCAATAAGCAGAAAAAAGAACGTATTGGACGGATATTGCGGATGCATGCCAATGACCGGGAAGACATCAAAGAAATATATACGGGGGATATTGCTGCACTTGTGGGTTTGAGGTTTGCCCAGACAGGCGATACCATCACATCGATTGATGCGCCACTACTTCTAGAAAAGATGGAATTTCCGGAGCCTGTAATATCGCGGGCAGTAGAGCCCAAAACAAGGGCAGATCTTGAAAAATTGCATACAGTTCTAAAGCGTTTGGAAGAAGAGGATCCAACGTTTTTTGTCAAAATTGATGAAGAAAGCGGGCAAACGATCATTTCGGGGATGGGTGAACTGCATCTGGAAATCATTGTTGACAGGTTACAGCGTGAGTTCAATGTGCTTGTCAATGTTGGCAAGCCACAGGTTGCCTATAAAGAAACAGTCACAGCAGCAGCCAGGGCTGAAGGAGTATTTGAAAAAGACATTGCCGGAAAATTGCAATATGGCCATGTACTGCTTGAGGTAAGTTCGTGCGATAGTTCCTTTGAGTTTGTTTCAAAGGTGGATACATCATTGTTACCCGAAAATTGCCTAAAAGCCGTGGAGATGGGTTGCCGTGATGCACTCAGTTCCGGGGTAATAGCTGGATATGAGATGACAAAGATACGGGTTGTACTTGAAGATGCAAAATACCGCGAAGATGCTTCAGTTGACCATGCATACCGTATTGCTGCAACAATGGCTTTCAGAGATGCAGCACGGAAAGCTTCACCAATGTTGCTTGAGCCTGTTATGAAGCTGGAAGTGGTGGTGCCTGATGAATATATGGGTGACATAATCAATGATATTAATTCACGACGTGGAAAAATTGAACATATTGATATTCGTGGTATGCTAAAGGTTATAGATGCGTATGTGCCACTGGCTGAAGCATTTGGCTATACAACTGCTATACGTTCACTGAGCCAGGGGAGAGCATCGCATACGTTGCAATTCAGCCATTATGAAGTTGTCCCCCAGGCTGTGATGGAAAAGGTTCTTGGCAGTTACTATCGCCCTGTTTAG
- the rpoB gene encoding DNA-directed RNA polymerase subunit beta has protein sequence MQKQQKVIRFGKIKPGIGLPNLIENQTESFKWFLQKDVAPSKRKNQGLQAVFLETFPIISPNDDIELEFVEYELGEPKYNVQECKERDVTYAAPLKATIRLIKKDTMEVREQSVYMGDIPLMTESGTFIINGAERVVVNQLHRSPGIFFFWDEVERMYSARVIPDRGSWLEFEMDAKGLIVARIDRKKKFPATIILKALGYNTNEEIIKLFYNTKKITLTEEKDYESLKNKRVASDVINPETGEVLLEAGERITIDYVDILRDEKIKAVEVIEFPKNKDDAYLITSLEKDDCKSSEEALLKLHQMLRPGEPTNIDNAREIFNRLFFDPRTYSLGGVGRYKINKKFGFDMKEVKEDYLRKEDIVHTVKYLINLIAEVDGYIVDDIDHLGNRRIRPVGELIQNQIKIGFQRMERVIKERMTIQDVDVVTPQALISIKPITAVINEFFGSSQLSQFMDQTNPLAELTHKRRLNALGPGGLTRERAGFEVRDVHPSHYGRMCPIETPEGPNIGLIISMSTYARINDYGFLETPYKVVENGRVTDKVVYLTADEEDKYFIAQANAKIDESGKFVDNLIPCRHRGDFPYKRPEEIQYMDVSPDQVFSVSTCLIPFLEHDDANRALMGSNMQRQAVPLLTEEVPLVGTGMEGPAAMDSGVVIKAKRAGEVIYADAKVIRVKTSSGEIDEYTLLKFKRTNQGTCFNQKPIVRKGQKIKAGDILADGPATDNGKLALGKNILVAFMPWMGYNFEDAILLSERLVYDDIYTSLHIEQFEIEARETKLGREVITRDIPNLSEKAFRDLDENGIVRMGAYVAPGDILVGKVTPKGEQDLTPEYKLLHSIFGEKAREVRDTSLRVPNGVEGIVIDVKRFSRENGDELSAGVEELVKVYIASKRKISVGDKMAGRHGNKGVISRIVPVYDMPYLPDGTPVDIVLNPLSVPSRMNLGQLLETELGWAAKELGFIAECPIFDSPEEQEIRELLKKAGLPESSKTVLYNGQTGEPFESEVMVGYIYMLKLAHMVDDKIHARSTGPYSLVTQQPLGGKAQFGGQRLGEMEVWALEAYGAAYTLQELLTVKSDDMLGRARIYEAIVKGINTTSPGIPESFNVLVQELRGLALDVRIYDDNGNEINLSEWSEGLSKPKRKIKLETLENE, from the coding sequence ATGCAAAAACAACAAAAAGTTATCCGTTTTGGTAAAATAAAACCCGGCATTGGATTGCCAAATTTGATCGAAAATCAAACCGAATCGTTTAAATGGTTTTTACAGAAGGATGTAGCCCCTTCCAAAAGGAAAAACCAGGGTCTTCAGGCAGTGTTTCTTGAAACATTTCCAATAATAAGTCCCAATGATGATATAGAACTGGAATTTGTTGAATATGAGTTGGGTGAGCCAAAATATAATGTGCAGGAATGTAAGGAAAGAGATGTTACGTATGCAGCTCCGCTCAAAGCAACAATACGGCTCATTAAGAAGGATACCATGGAAGTCCGTGAGCAGTCTGTGTATATGGGCGATATACCATTAATGACAGAAAGTGGCACCTTCATTATAAATGGTGCAGAACGTGTTGTGGTAAATCAGTTGCACAGGTCACCGGGAATCTTCTTTTTCTGGGATGAAGTTGAAAGAATGTACAGTGCCCGGGTAATCCCTGACAGGGGATCATGGCTGGAATTTGAAATGGATGCTAAAGGCCTGATAGTTGCTCGTATTGACAGGAAGAAAAAATTCCCTGCAACTATCATTCTTAAAGCATTAGGGTATAATACTAACGAAGAGATAATTAAGCTTTTCTATAATACAAAAAAGATAACCCTTACTGAGGAAAAAGATTACGAATCTCTGAAAAATAAACGAGTTGCTTCTGATGTTATTAATCCAGAAACAGGAGAAGTACTATTAGAGGCTGGTGAACGAATAACTATTGACTATGTTGATATATTGCGGGATGAGAAGATAAAAGCTGTAGAAGTTATAGAATTCCCAAAGAATAAAGACGATGCATATCTCATTACTTCCTTAGAAAAAGACGATTGCAAAAGCTCTGAAGAAGCATTATTGAAATTGCATCAGATGCTTAGACCTGGTGAGCCAACCAATATTGACAATGCACGTGAGATATTTAACCGATTATTCTTTGATCCCAGAACATACAGTTTGGGGGGTGTTGGACGCTATAAGATAAATAAGAAGTTTGGCTTTGATATGAAAGAGGTAAAGGAAGATTACCTCAGAAAAGAAGATATAGTACATACGGTTAAATATTTAATTAACCTTATTGCTGAAGTCGATGGATATATCGTTGATGATATAGACCATTTAGGAAACAGGAGAATACGGCCCGTTGGCGAGCTTATTCAGAATCAGATAAAAATTGGCTTCCAACGAATGGAACGTGTTATTAAGGAACGTATGACCATACAGGATGTTGATGTGGTCACACCACAGGCGCTCATTAGCATCAAGCCAATTACTGCTGTCATCAATGAATTTTTTGGTTCCAGCCAGCTATCGCAGTTTATGGACCAGACAAACCCATTGGCAGAGCTAACCCATAAACGGCGGCTTAATGCATTAGGGCCAGGTGGTTTAACTCGTGAGCGCGCTGGTTTTGAAGTGCGTGATGTTCACCCATCACACTATGGAAGAATGTGTCCAATAGAGACTCCTGAAGGCCCCAATATTGGATTGATCATATCGATGAGTACGTATGCACGCATTAATGACTATGGTTTTCTGGAAACTCCCTATAAGGTTGTTGAAAATGGCAGGGTTACTGATAAGGTTGTATATCTTACTGCTGATGAAGAGGATAAATATTTTATAGCCCAGGCCAACGCCAAAATAGATGAAAGCGGCAAGTTTGTTGATAACCTCATTCCTTGCCGTCACCGGGGTGATTTCCCCTATAAACGCCCTGAAGAAATTCAGTATATGGACGTATCACCGGATCAGGTATTTTCAGTTTCAACATGCCTCATTCCGTTCCTGGAACATGATGATGCAAACCGTGCACTTATGGGTTCAAATATGCAAAGGCAAGCAGTGCCACTGTTAACGGAAGAAGTTCCGCTGGTAGGTACAGGTATGGAAGGCCCTGCGGCTATGGATTCAGGTGTTGTGATTAAGGCAAAACGCGCCGGCGAAGTAATATATGCAGATGCAAAAGTTATCAGGGTAAAAACATCAAGCGGCGAGATAGATGAATATACTCTCCTGAAGTTTAAACGAACCAATCAGGGCACCTGTTTCAACCAGAAACCAATTGTACGTAAAGGTCAAAAAATAAAAGCAGGTGACATCCTGGCTGATGGGCCTGCCACAGACAATGGGAAATTAGCGTTAGGGAAAAACATCCTGGTAGCATTCATGCCATGGATGGGATATAACTTTGAGGATGCTATTCTGCTTTCTGAACGCCTGGTATATGATGATATATATACATCATTACATATTGAGCAGTTTGAGATAGAAGCCAGAGAGACAAAGCTTGGAAGGGAAGTGATAACCCGTGATATTCCCAACCTGAGTGAAAAAGCGTTCAGAGATCTTGATGAAAATGGTATCGTTAGGATGGGTGCTTATGTTGCTCCGGGCGATATACTTGTGGGCAAGGTAACTCCTAAGGGAGAGCAGGACCTTACACCTGAATACAAACTGCTGCATTCCATATTTGGTGAAAAAGCGCGTGAGGTGCGCGATACATCGCTCAGAGTGCCTAATGGTGTTGAGGGTATAGTGATTGATGTGAAGCGTTTTTCGCGTGAGAATGGAGATGAGTTGTCTGCGGGTGTAGAAGAGCTTGTCAAAGTGTACATTGCTTCAAAAAGGAAGATATCAGTTGGCGACAAGATGGCGGGACGCCACGGTAACAAGGGTGTTATATCAAGGATAGTTCCTGTATATGATATGCCGTATTTACCTGACGGAACACCGGTTGATATTGTTTTAAATCCACTATCGGTACCATCCCGAATGAATTTGGGACAGCTTCTGGAAACTGAATTGGGCTGGGCGGCAAAGGAATTAGGATTTATAGCTGAATGCCCTATCTTTGATAGCCCAGAAGAGCAGGAGATACGCGAACTTTTGAAAAAAGCAGGTTTGCCAGAATCATCAAAGACTGTCCTGTATAATGGCCAGACAGGTGAGCCTTTTGAAAGTGAGGTTATGGTTGGTTACATTTACATGCTGAAATTAGCTCACATGGTTGATGATAAGATTCATGCGCGTTCAACAGGCCCCTATTCACTGGTAACACAGCAGCCATTGGGTGGTAAGGCACAGTTTGGCGGGCAGCGATTGGGTGAGATGGAAGTATGGGCACTTGAAGCATATGGTGCTGCATACACACTGCAGGAGCTTCTTACGGTGAAATCCGACGATATGTTAGGGCGAGCACGGATTTATGAAGCGATAGTTAAAGGTATTAACACTACCTCGCCTGGGATTCCGGAGTCATTCAATGTACTGGTTCAGGAATTGCGCGGCCTTGCACTGGATGTCAGAATTTATGATGACAATGGTAATGAGATAAATCTCTCTGAATGGAGCGAAGGCTTAAGCAAGCCAAAGAGAAAAATCAAGCTTGAAACGCTTGAAAATGAGTAA
- the rpsG gene encoding 30S ribosomal protein S7, with protein MARRRRPAKRTILPDPKYGNIVVSKFINCMMLKGKKGVAEQAFYKALELIGERTQKDPIEVFITSLENVKPLVEVKSRRVGGATYQVPVEIRPERRQALAIRWLINNARSRNEKTMFQKLAGELLDAYNNTGASIKKKEDTHKMAEANKAFSHYKW; from the coding sequence ATGGCACGAAGGCGTAGACCAGCAAAGCGGACAATTTTACCGGACCCAAAATATGGCAATATAGTAGTTTCAAAATTTATTAATTGCATGATGTTGAAAGGCAAAAAAGGGGTTGCTGAGCAGGCTTTTTATAAAGCATTGGAACTCATTGGTGAGCGTACTCAGAAAGACCCCATTGAAGTGTTTATCACTTCGCTTGAAAATGTAAAGCCTCTTGTTGAGGTTAAATCACGGCGTGTTGGTGGTGCAACGTATCAGGTTCCTGTTGAAATACGCCCTGAAAGGCGACAGGCACTTGCTATCAGGTGGCTAATAAATAATGCCCGCAGCAGAAATGAAAAGACCATGTTTCAGAAGCTGGCGGGTGAGCTACTGGATGCATACAACAACACCGGTGCTTCAATAAAGAAAAAGGAAGATACTCACAAGATGGCAGAAGCTAACAAGGCATTTTCACATTATAAGTGGTAA